A window of Mucilaginibacter robiniae genomic DNA:
CAGCAGTTTGGCAGCCAGTTTTTCTAGACCTTCACGTTTTTCGTTTAACAGGTCTTTGGTGCGTTGGTAAACGTTATCAATTAGGGTACGTACTTCCTCGTCAATCAGTTCGGCTGTAGTGTCAGAATAAGGTTTGTTAAACTGATACTCGCCTTGCGGATCGTAGAAAGAAACATTACCTACTCTGCTGTTCATACCATAAATTTTTACCATGGCATAAGCTAGCTTGGTAATACGCTCCAAATCGCTCAATGCACCGGTTGATATTTTACCGAAAACAATATCTTCAGCCACACGGCCACCCATAGATACTACCATTTCATCTTTCAACTGCTCGGTAGTATGTAAGAACTGCTCACGAGGAAGATACTGTGCGTAACCTAAAGCGGCAACGCCACGTGGCACAATAGATACCTTAACCAGTGGATCAGCATGTTCCAGGAACCAGCCTGCAATAGCATGACCAGCTTCGTGGTAAGCCACAATGCGTTTTTCTTCTGGTGATATAATTTTGTTTTTCTTTTCTAAACCACCAATCACACGGTCAATAGCATCCTGGAAGTCTTGCATATCTACCGCTTGTTTATCACGGCGGGCAGCAATCAGGGCAGCCTCATTACATACGTTAGCAATTTCGGCACCGGCAAAGCCTGGAGTTTGTGCTGACAGTTTTTTCGCATCTACACCTTCAGCCAGTTTTAATGGGCCTAAGTGCACTTTGAAAATTTGCTCACGACCCACCAAGTCGGGTTTGTCAATAGAAATTTGCCGGTCAAAACGGCCTGGACGTAACAAAGCAGAGTCTAATACATCCGGACGGTTGGTAGCAGCCATGATGATGATACCAGAATCAGTACCGAAACCATCCATTTCTACCAGCAACTGGTTCAAGGTATTTTCACGCTCATCGTTACCACCTACAATATTATTTTTACCACGGGCACGACCAATAGCGTCAATCTCGTCAATAAAAATAATACAAGGAGCTTTATCTTTAGCCTGACGGAACAAATCACGTACACGTGATGCACCTACACCCACAAACATTTCTACGAAGTCAGAACCTGACAAGGAGAAGAAAGGAACTTGGGCTTCACCAGCTACTGCTTTTGCCATCAGGGTTTTACCTGTACCTGGCGAACCTACCAGCAAAGCACCTTTAGGTATTTTACCACCCAGGTTGGTGTATTTTTTAGGGTTTTTCAGGAAATCAACAATTTCCATTACTTCCTCTTTCGCTTCCTGCAAACCGGCTACATCGTTAAAGGTCACATTAATTTGTGCTTCTTTATCAAACAGGGTAGCTTTTGATTTACCGATGTTAAAGATTTGGCCACCAGGACCGCCACCAGCACCGCCAGACATGCGGCGCATAATGAATAACCAGAAACCAGCTACCAGCACAACCATGATAATGCATTGTACCAGCCAGTTTGACATCCAGCTTTCATGCTGTTGTGCAAATTCAAGTGGTGTTTTGGCAGCCTCAGGCAAATCTTTCATTGCATTGTTAACAGTTTGCTTCAGGCTTTCAGGCGAAGCATCAGTAAACGAGTATTGAGGATTGGCTGTAGAAATGCCGAACGAACGGTTGTCACGTACATCAGCATACGCAGATTTACGCAAACTATCTTTCTTGATATATACATCAGCTACTTCACGGTCGCCATCTTTGTAAGCTACAATGCGTTCTACATCACCCGCGCGCAGCATGTTGGCAATACGCGGATTGAAATCAATGGCTTTGCCGCCACTGCTGCTCAATAACTGAGGCACCACCAGCAACGCTAAAATTATAATGGCATACAACCACATAAAATTAAAGCGGGGAGGCCGGGGTGTTATCCTTCTATTCGGAATTCTTCGAAAGGATTTGGGTTTATCAGCTTTATTATCTTTCATTTCTTTTTTACAAGCTCAAACATACAATCTTTAATTTAACATTCAACAACCGGCCTATCGTATTCGGATGTTGAGGTGTTAGGCACTTTGGTAATGCTGAAGTTCAGCATCTCCCCATAATTCTTCAACCCCGTAAAACTCTCGTTTGTCGGTTCTGAAAATATGAACTATTACATCTACATAATCCAGCAATATCCACTCAGCATTCTGTAACCCTTCTTTACGCCAGGGTTCCATTTGAGTGGCTTTGAAAATTTCTTCTTCAACACTGTTGGCTATAGCTCTTACCTGGGTGCTCGAATCAGCATGACAGATCACAAAGTAGTCGGATACAGAGCTTAGAATGTTACGGAGGTCTAACCGAATAATATCATTTCCTTTTTTTTCCTGAATGCCATGTATAGCACGTTCAGAAATAAAGGCAGATTCACTTAACGCTTTGTTTTTTACCATTAAAAACTTTTAATTTTGAACGATTTTAATCTAATCTTTAGTACACTTTGCAAAATAACATTTTTTCGGGAGCATTTGTTGCACAAAATTTAGTTACGCTAAAAGAAGTTGACTCTACAAATACATACCTAAAAAATATATTGGCAAATTCTGAGCCAGTACCCGAAGGAACGGTCATAATGGCAGAAAGCCAGTATGCAGGCCGCGGTCAGCAGCAAAATAAATGGTTTGCTGAACCGGGAAAAAGCTTAGCTTTTAGCCTGCTGCTTAAACCTGCCTTTTTACCCATAAATCAGCAATTTGATTTAACACGCATTGTGAGCCTGGGTGTGCATGATGCCTTGCAGCCATTAACAGGCAATCAGCTAAAAGTTAAATGGCCCAATGATGTTTATGTAAACCAGCGTAAGCTAGGGGGCATACTGATCGAAAACCAGGTGCAGGGCAGCACCCTCAAGAGTGCTATTGTAGGTGTTGGGTTGAATATAAATACCAGTCAGTTTCCGGATTGGGTGCCCAATGCCATATCGCTAAAGCAAATCTTACATACAGATTATGATTTAAAAGCTTTATTATTGGAGATTTGTGAGGCTATCGGGAAATGGTACATTAAACTTCAGGCAGGTGAAACGAGTCTGATCAGACAACAGTATCTGCAGGCGTTGTACCGGTTTAATGAGGAACACTTCTACAAACGGAACCATGAGGTGATTGAAGGCCGTATTGTTGGTGTAACCGATAGCGGATTGTTGGAAGTGCAGCAACCAGATGGGGTGCAGCGCTACAATTTAAAAGAAATAGAATTTTTGAACAACCCATAAAACTTATGAAAAAGTTAATCCTGATAGCCGTAGGGCTGTTTTTTACATTGTCGGTTTCGGCACAGATTGAAACTCCGGTTAAATGGTCATACGCTGCAAAGCGTATCAGCGCAACTGAAGCTGTGGTAGCCATCAGAGCTAATATTGATGCAGGCTGGCATATTTATTCACAGCATGTTAAAGATGGCGGCCCAGTAGCTACCGAGTTTACTTTTCCGGCTTCTAAAAGCTATACATTGGTAGGAACTACCAATGAGCCTAAGCCTGTTACCAAGTTCGAGCCGACTTTTAAAATGGATGTGAGTTATTTTGAAAATTCAGTGGTGTTCCAACAACGTATCAAGTTGAAAACTGCCGGTGCTACTGTGGTAAAAGGTAAAGTAGAGTACATGACCTGCAACGATCATAAATGTTTGCCACCAGATGATGTAGAATTTAGTATCCCGGTAGGTAAATAAGCTCAATCCCAATGAACGTACGACATAAACGCTCCTTTTTATTCTATTTTGGGATTGCTTTTTTTAGTTTAATAGTGTTTGGTTTTGTTCAGCCTGTTTTTGCAGTGCAGCAAACCAAAGCTGATACTATTTCTACAACCGATTTGCAATTTACTGACGTGCAAGCGGCCAAGCCTGATACCACTGTTAATCAGAAAAGCCAACTTACTGAAATTAAAGCGGCTGGCGCTACAGCTACCAAAAGCACCGAAAAACCTAAAACATTGTGGCAAATATTTATTGCTGGTTTGCTGGGTGGTTTTGCAGCATTGGTAATGCCCTGCATTTACCCGCTACTACCTTTAACAGTAAGCTTTTTTACCAAAAGGGCTGGTACTCGTAGCAAAGGTATTTTCCACTCCATTATTTACGGTGTATCTATTATTATAATTTATGTATCGCTGGGATTGATTATTACCTTATTGTTTGGGTCTGATGCATTAAATGCTTTAGCTACCAATGGTATATTCAACATCTTTTTCTTTTTACTGCTGGTTGTATTTGGTATATCGTTTTTGGGCGCCTTTGAACTTACCTTGCCCAGCTCGTTGGCCAACAAGCTAGATGAGAATTCAGATAAAGGTGGTTTAACCGGTATTTTCTTTATGGCGGCTACGCTGGTAGTTGTTTCGTTTTCTTGTACAGGGCCTATCATTGGTACCTTGCTGGTAGAGGCAGCTGCCAAAGGTGAACGTTTAGCACCAGCTATTGGTATGTTCGGCTTCTCATTAGCATTGGCTGTTCCGTTTACCTTATTTGCTTTGTTCCCATCGGCACTGAAAAGCTTGCCAAAATCAGGCGGTTGGCTGAACAGCGTGAAAGTAGTGCTAGGATTTCTGGAATTGGCTTTCTCGCTTAAGTTTCTTTCTAACGTTGATTTGGCTTACCATTGGAACTGGCTGGATCGGGAAGTGTTCCTGTCTTTATGGATAGCTATAGGTTTGCTGGCTGTATTATACCTGTTAGGTAAAATCAAGTTTTCGCATGATAGTGATTTGCCATATTTGTCAGTACTGCGCACGTTTGTAGCCTTGGTGGTGCTGTCTTTTGTGGTTTACATGATTCCTGGTTTATGGGGTGCACCGTTGAAAGTAATCAGTGGCTTTTTGCCACCACCAGCTACTCAGGATTTTAACTTGAATAACCTAACCAGCGGTATTGCAGCTGCGCCACAGCAAAATGTATCTATCACCAATAAAAAGTATGAAGATATTTTTGTTCGCGGTAAGCACGAAGGCTTAAATGAGTGGTATGATTACGAACAAGCTTTGCAAGTATCAAAAGAACTCAAGAAACCTATATTGATTGACTTTACCGGCTGGAATTGCGCTAACTGCCGCAAAATGGAGCAGGAGGTATGGTCGGATGCGGGGGTACGCCAACGTATGCAGAATGATTTTGTATTACTGGAATTGTACGTGGATGAAAAAACAGAATTGCCGACTAATGAGCAATACACCTCTAAGTTTAGCGGAAAACAGATTACATCTATCGGTAAAAAAAACAGCGATTACGAAGCTTCGAAATTTAATGTAAATTCGCAGCCGTATTACGTAATCGTAAATACCAAAGGGGATGTGCTGGTGCCGCCTCAGGGTGCTAATTACAGTGTAGAAAATTATATTAAATATTTAGACAGCGGAAAAGCCGCTTACGAACAAAATAATGGCCGAGATTAAAAATATAGGAGTTTATACTTCGGGCGGCGATTCGCCCGGCATGAATGCAGCTATACGTGCAGTGGTACGTACAGCATTATATTATAATTTAGAAGTAACTGGTATACGCCGGGGGTACGAAGGTATGATTACCGGCGACCTGTTTCCGATGGATCGTAAATCAGTAGCCAATATTGTACAACGTGGTGGTACTATCCTGAAAACAGCCCGTAGCGAGCAGTTCCGTACGCCGGAAGGTCGCCAGATTGCTTACCGCCAACTGAAACGTTATGGCGTAGATGCCCTGGTTGGTGTTGGCGGCGATGGTACTTTTACTGGTGCCAAAATATTCAGTAATGAATTCGGTATTCCTATTGTTGGCCTGCCTGGTACTATTGATAATGATTTGCAGGGTACTGACTTTACTATTGGTTATGATACCGCAATTAACACGGTTGTAGAAGCTGTAGATAAAATCAGAGATACTGCCGAATCACATGACCGTTTGTTTATTGTTGAGGTGATGGGGCGTGATTCAGGTTTGATTGCTTTACGTACCGGTATTGCTTCCGGTGCTGAAGCGATATTAATTCCAGAAACCAAAAATAATTTGGATGCTTTGTATCACCGTTTAGAGCAGGGCCGTCGTGATAAATCATCAAAAATTTTAATTGTGGCCGAAGGTGATGAAGCCGGAGGTGCATTTGAAATTGGCCGTTTGGTAAAAGAAAAATATCCGAACTACGATACTCGTGTATCTGTATTGGGCCACATGCAACGTGGTGGTCATCCTACTTGTATGGACCGCGTTTTAGCCAGCCGTGTAGGTGTAGCTGCTGTTGAAGCTTTGCTGCACGGCCACAGCCATGAAATGATCGGCATTGTTAACAATGAAATATCTTATACACCTTTTGAAAACGCTATCAAACACACTACTGAGGTAGATAGCAATTTATTAAGAATTGTAGATATTTTGTCGTTATAGGACTTGTAAAATTTAGCACCATTGCTAAGTACCTTGTGATTTATGTTAGTGTATTAAGATGCTAACACATAGTCAATAATGTACTTCGCAATGGTGTTTTGTTTTTATTATCAAAAAACTTATCTTTGCGTCCCCGCAGAAGAAACTCCGGGGGAATGTTGAATACATAATCAGAATAAAAAGAAATGGCAACTAAAATCAGATTGCAAAGACACGGTAAAAAAGGTAAACCTTTTTACTACATCGTAGTAGCAGATGCTCGTGCACCACGTGATGGTCGTTTTATTGAGCGTTTAGGTTCATACAACCCTAATACTAACCCAGCTACTATCGACATCAACTTCGATAAAACTTTCGAATGGGTAAACAATGGCGCACAGCCAACTGATACCTGCCGTGCTATCCTGTCATACAAAGGCGTTTTATACAAAAAACACCTGCAAGGTGGTGTTAAAAAAGGCGCTTTAACTCAAGAGCAAGCTGATGAGAAATTTACTGCTTGGATTGATCAGAAAGAAGGCAAAATTACTGGCAAGAAAACCAGCTTAACTAACGCTAAAGATGAAGTTCGCAAAGCTGCTTTAGCTGCTGAAGCCAAGAAAAAAGAAGATCGTGCTGCGGCTATTGCTGCCAAAAACACGCCACCAGCTGAAGAAGCTCCAGCTACTGAAGCTGAAACTGAATCAGCTGAATAATTTCAGAACTAAGATTTTAAATAGCGAAGCATCTGTAACCAGGGCTTCGCTATTGTTATTTAATGACGTTTGTAGCGCAAGATGAATAGAGAAGACTATTTCAGAGTAGGTACTATTTTAAAAACCCGCGGACTGAAAGGTGAGTTACAGGTTTATACTGACTTTGATGGGTTAGAGGACATTCAGTTTAACGCCTTGTTTTTGGAAATAGCTGGCAAATTGGTACCTTATTTTGTAAGTTCTATCAAATATCCGCAGGCTAACACGGCTTATTTATATTTGGAAGATGTAGATCATATAGATAAAGCTGCCAAGCTGGTTAAAAAAGAGGTGTATTTACCTAACAAATTAAAACCTGCTAAAAGCGAAGATGATTTTACCTTGGCAGACTTGGAAGGTTTTATTGCCATTGACGAAACGCATGGTGAGCTAGGCGAGATCATCGATGTGGTAGAATACCCGCAGCAAACCATTGCCAGCGTGCGTTTCCAGAATCGTGAAGTTCTTTTTCCTCTCAATGCAGCTTTCATTAAAGGTATTGATATGGAAGGAGGTGAGTTGTACCTGGATTTACCTGAAGGTTTGCTGGACGTATACCTGGAGTAAAGGGTAAGCTATCATGTATTGAAAATACGTGATACATGCATCAGTTACCTTCGTCTGTGTTCCGACAGACTACTATTTTCATCTCATTTTAAATTTTATAGTTTCATTACATGCGCTTTGATATCATTTCTGTATTGCCTGGCCTGCTTGAAAGTCCCTTTACACATTCCATATTGCAACGGGCACAAAAAAAAGGTATAGCCGAAATATATGTGCATAACCTGCGCGATTACTCTTCCAACAAGCACAAGAGTATAGATGATTACCCCTATGGTGGTGGTAGTGGTATGGTGATGATGATTGAGCCTTTTGCTGCGTGTATTGAAAAGCTGCAAAGCGAGCGTACTTATGATGAGATCATCTTTATGTCGCCCGATGGGGAAACGCTGAACCAGGCTATCGCTAATCAGTTATCCACCCAGCAAAACATAATTATTCTATGTGGGCATTACAAAGGTATTGATCAGCGTGTACGTGATTTGTATGTAACCCGCGAAATTTCTATTGGAGATTATGTACTATCGGGCGGCGAATTGCCAGCTGCTGTATTGGTTGATGCCATAGTGCGACTAATACCCGGTGTACTATCTGACGAGACCTCAGCCTTATCCGATTCCTTTCAAGGTGAATTGTTGGATGCGCCTGTATATACCCGACCGGCCGATTGGAAAGGGCATAAAGTGCCTGATATTCTACTAAGCGGCAATACGCCTGAAATTGAAAAATGGCGTTTTGAACAAGCCCTGCAACGCACTAAAACCCGCCGGCCTGATTTGCTGGAATAGCGAAGGCTACTATCAAAATAGCCAATATAGGAGAGTGAAAGCTTAACACATAAGCGTACGCTGTATGTATCATAACCGAACAAGTATTCGGGTGTTTTATATATAGTTCGTTGTAAATGAATTAATTATGTGTCTGGCACTGGCTTGGTGCTGAATATGTGTTAGCATACATTAGCTAATAAGCTGCTAACTAATTACCAAGCTATGTTCAAAAGTTACCTGAAAACATCTTTGCGTTTTTTGTTGAAAAACAAAACGTTCAGCTTTATCAACATTATTGGTTTGTCGGTAGGCACCTTATGTTGCCTGTACATTCTGTTTTATGTACACGATCAGTATAGCTATGATAAACACCATCAGCAAGCAGGCAGTATTTACCGCGTTACTACCGATTTGGTCATTACCGGCGATAAGCATAAAAGCGCCACCTCATCACCACCCATTGCACCAGCCCTTAAGCAAGATTTTCCGGAGGTAGAACAGTACACACGTGTGTCGCCCACGTTAGGCATCGCCAAAAGCGAGCTTCGTTATCAAGATAAGTCATTCTACGAAAGCAACGTATTTTATGTAGATTCTACTTTCTTTAATGTGTTTACCTACCATTTTGTAAACGGTAATGCCACTAAGGTACTTGCCGAGCCTTACTCGGTAGTATTATTAAAACCGGTAGCCGATAAACTCTTTGGTAGCGCAGACCCGGTTGGTAAAGTAATTACCATCAACAATGCTGATAGTAAACATGATTTTAAAGTAGCCGGAGTGGTAGATGAAAGCTTGGGTAAAACTCACCTTAAAGCCAGCCTATTTGTAACCATGCGCAGTGGCAGCCTTGGCGATTATATCCTACAAAGCAACTCTTGGGCAGGTAATAATTTTTTGCTGAGCTATATCAAACTAAAGCCAGGTACTAACGTAGCTTCATTTGAAAAAAGGTTACCCGCCTTTTTAAACCGACATGGTGCCCAGCAAATTAAAGAATTAGGTATGAAAAAGCAATTGCATTTGCAGCCTATTGCGAATATTCATACCACAACTGGCTACAGTACTGAACCGAGTGAGACAGTAGGTGCCTCATTTTTGTACACCCTTACGCTAATTGCCATACTCATACAGGTAATTGCCTGCATCAATTTCATGAACCTATCAACCGCACGTGCTTCTAACCGGGCCAGAGAGGTTGGGGTGCGGAAAGTTATTGGTGCACGCAAATCAGACTTGATTAAACAGTTTTTAGGCGAATCATTATTGCTGTCATTTATCGGAGTGTTGATTGCTTTGCCTTTGCTGATGCTGGCTTTGCCTTACCTGAACCAGATTACACATTCCACTATCACTTTATCTTTGCTACACAGTTATAGCTTATGGTTGGCACTGATTGGCCTTATTGCAATTACCGGATTAGTAGCGGGCAGTTATCCGGCTTTCTATTTGGCAGCTTTTCGGGCTATTAAGGTAATGAAAGGGAATTTCACCAATCATGTATCAGCTGCTAGTTTACGGCGCTCGTTAGTGATATTTCAGTTTGTGTTGTCTATTGTACTGATTACCGGTATTATCGTCATCTACACACAGCTGAATTATATAAAAAGTAAAGACTTAGGTTTTGATAAAGCCCAAAAACTGGTTTTTAACTTTTATACTCAAAGCGCACAAAGCCAAATGCAAATTATTGCGAATGATTTGCGGCAGCTTACCGAGGTGAAAGCCGTAGCAAAAGCAGATAATTATCCTAGCCAACCCATTATGCGCGATCATCAAGTTTTTCTATCCGGCGGTAATATGGCCACTGCTGTTGATGTACAAAACATGACTACGGATGAAAACTTCTTGAAAGCAGTAGGGGTAAAGCTACTCAATGGTCATAATTTCAGGCTAAGCGATTCCGGCAAGGTGTTAATTAATGAAACCCTACTTAAGCGATTAAGATTAAAGCCTGAAACCGCCATAGGTACCCGCTTGTATACACAATACCTGCCTGATCCGTTAACGTACGTGGAGATAGCTGGTGTAATTAAAGATTTTAATTACAATTCCCTTCATACCGAGGTAAAGCCATTTATGCTTATCTACAACCCCAAAGCTAACTATTTGCTAAATCTGATTGTGGCTACACAAAGTAACAAATATCAAGCCTTACTGGAAAAAATAGCTGCTTTGTGGCATAAGGATTTGCCTGGTGTACCTTTCGAGTATACGTTTTTGAATGATGAAGTGCAAAAGCAATACGAAACAGAAGTAACGTTATCGAGAATTATCAATTGTTTTACCATTATGGCTATCCTGATTTCCTGCTTAGGGCTGTTTGGACTGGCTGCTTTTAGTGCTGAGCAACGCAATAAAGAAATTGGCATCCGCAAGGTATTAGGTGCTAGCATAGCTGGTATAGTTCAACTTCTGTCGGTTGATTTTTTGAAACTGGTATTGGTAGCTTTGCTGATTGCCATACCAGTAGCCTGGTGGTGCATGAGCCAGTGGCTGCAATCATTTGCCTACCGTACTTCTATAAGTTGGTGGATGTTTGCTTTATCGGGCTTAATAGCTATGGTAATTGCTTTAGGCACCATTGGTTTCCAAGCGGTGAAAGCGGCTGTGCTGAATCCGGTAAAAAGTTTACGGTCGGAATAAGCTTTTAGGTATTTGGAGAAGATTGAAGGTTAAATAATAGCTTTACTAAGCTTAAGAACTGGTGTTTAAAGCTTCATATTCAAATATACTGCTTTAAATTTGTCAGCATTAAGCTAATCATTTTGGCTTCATTAATGCTGATGTATAAATAAAATCACTTTTTTTAAAACACACTTTTAATAATAAAAAAATATTCCTAATATTGCATTCCGATTTTTACGGGCTAAAAATCGTCTTAAGAGCTAAAAATCATGGATTTAGTAAAATTTGTTGAAGAGCAGTCAGTACAAAAAAAGGAAGTTCCTGCATTTAAAGCAGGTGATACTGTAAGCGTACATTATAAAATCAGAGAAGGTAACAAAGAACGTGTTCAGGTTTACCAAGGTGTAGTTATTCAGCGTAACAGCGCTGGTAACACTGAAACCTTTACCGTTCGTAAAATGTCTAACGGTATAGGTGTTGAGCGTATTTTCCCTATCAATTCTCCAAATATTGATAAAATTGAAGTGAATAGCTACGGTAAAGTACGTCGTGCTAAATTGTTCTACCTGCGCGAACTTACCGGTAAAGCTGCTCGTATCAAATCAAAACGCGTATAAGTATTTACTACTAAAAATATTAAAAGCCTTTTCAACTTCGGTTGGAAAGGCTTTTTTGTTTACTGTCGTTATGGTATTGGCTTATAAACGTATTTACACAATGCTTAATTGTTTGAATTTTACAAGTATTGGTTTGACTGGTACAAGCTGCAACATAGGGCAAACATGCACTTTTGCATTATAAAATTTATAATGATGACAGCAAAGTATGGTACATTACCGGTGCATCAAAAGGTTTCCTCTAAAAATCTACCTTCTACGGCCACCAACAATTAAGAAAAACACACCTACAATGATGGTGGGTAACTATAGAAAAAACGAGTACATTCCTGCTTTACTTACTAAAGGATTTAAATAGTTTCCTTGGTAAGTAAATATGGATACCCCAAAGAAAAACATTGCTATTCCTAACAATATTAGACAAATGCCGATTATACGCGTTCGCGTCATTGCTTGTGA
This region includes:
- the ftsH gene encoding ATP-dependent zinc metalloprotease FtsH is translated as MKDNKADKPKSFRRIPNRRITPRPPRFNFMWLYAIIILALLVVPQLLSSSGGKAIDFNPRIANMLRAGDVERIVAYKDGDREVADVYIKKDSLRKSAYADVRDNRSFGISTANPQYSFTDASPESLKQTVNNAMKDLPEAAKTPLEFAQQHESWMSNWLVQCIIMVVLVAGFWLFIMRRMSGGAGGGPGGQIFNIGKSKATLFDKEAQINVTFNDVAGLQEAKEEVMEIVDFLKNPKKYTNLGGKIPKGALLVGSPGTGKTLMAKAVAGEAQVPFFSLSGSDFVEMFVGVGASRVRDLFRQAKDKAPCIIFIDEIDAIGRARGKNNIVGGNDERENTLNQLLVEMDGFGTDSGIIIMAATNRPDVLDSALLRPGRFDRQISIDKPDLVGREQIFKVHLGPLKLAEGVDAKKLSAQTPGFAGAEIANVCNEAALIAARRDKQAVDMQDFQDAIDRVIGGLEKKNKIISPEEKRIVAYHEAGHAIAGWFLEHADPLVKVSIVPRGVAALGYAQYLPREQFLHTTEQLKDEMVVSMGGRVAEDIVFGKISTGALSDLERITKLAYAMVKIYGMNSRVGNVSFYDPQGEYQFNKPYSDTTAELIDEEVRTLIDNVYQRTKDLLNEKREGLEKLAAKLLEKEVLFQSDLEELLGKRPFDNRTAYDKFVNGEAALNPDVDNNAIPESVTNPETARIEGQQPQG
- the rsfS gene encoding ribosome silencing factor, coding for MVKNKALSESAFISERAIHGIQEKKGNDIIRLDLRNILSSVSDYFVICHADSSTQVRAIANSVEEEIFKATQMEPWRKEGLQNAEWILLDYVDVIVHIFRTDKREFYGVEELWGDAELQHYQSA
- a CDS encoding biotin--[acetyl-CoA-carboxylase] ligase gives rise to the protein MQNNIFSGAFVAQNLVTLKEVDSTNTYLKNILANSEPVPEGTVIMAESQYAGRGQQQNKWFAEPGKSLAFSLLLKPAFLPINQQFDLTRIVSLGVHDALQPLTGNQLKVKWPNDVYVNQRKLGGILIENQVQGSTLKSAIVGVGLNINTSQFPDWVPNAISLKQILHTDYDLKALLLEICEAIGKWYIKLQAGETSLIRQQYLQALYRFNEEHFYKRNHEVIEGRIVGVTDSGLLEVQQPDGVQRYNLKEIEFLNNP
- a CDS encoding protein-disulfide reductase DsbD N-terminal domain-containing protein; its protein translation is MKKLILIAVGLFFTLSVSAQIETPVKWSYAAKRISATEAVVAIRANIDAGWHIYSQHVKDGGPVATEFTFPASKSYTLVGTTNEPKPVTKFEPTFKMDVSYFENSVVFQQRIKLKTAGATVVKGKVEYMTCNDHKCLPPDDVEFSIPVGK
- a CDS encoding protein-disulfide reductase DsbD family protein — protein: MNVRHKRSFLFYFGIAFFSLIVFGFVQPVFAVQQTKADTISTTDLQFTDVQAAKPDTTVNQKSQLTEIKAAGATATKSTEKPKTLWQIFIAGLLGGFAALVMPCIYPLLPLTVSFFTKRAGTRSKGIFHSIIYGVSIIIIYVSLGLIITLLFGSDALNALATNGIFNIFFFLLLVVFGISFLGAFELTLPSSLANKLDENSDKGGLTGIFFMAATLVVVSFSCTGPIIGTLLVEAAAKGERLAPAIGMFGFSLALAVPFTLFALFPSALKSLPKSGGWLNSVKVVLGFLELAFSLKFLSNVDLAYHWNWLDREVFLSLWIAIGLLAVLYLLGKIKFSHDSDLPYLSVLRTFVALVVLSFVVYMIPGLWGAPLKVISGFLPPPATQDFNLNNLTSGIAAAPQQNVSITNKKYEDIFVRGKHEGLNEWYDYEQALQVSKELKKPILIDFTGWNCANCRKMEQEVWSDAGVRQRMQNDFVLLELYVDEKTELPTNEQYTSKFSGKQITSIGKKNSDYEASKFNVNSQPYYVIVNTKGDVLVPPQGANYSVENYIKYLDSGKAAYEQNNGRD
- the pfkA gene encoding 6-phosphofructokinase, which produces MAEIKNIGVYTSGGDSPGMNAAIRAVVRTALYYNLEVTGIRRGYEGMITGDLFPMDRKSVANIVQRGGTILKTARSEQFRTPEGRQIAYRQLKRYGVDALVGVGGDGTFTGAKIFSNEFGIPIVGLPGTIDNDLQGTDFTIGYDTAINTVVEAVDKIRDTAESHDRLFIVEVMGRDSGLIALRTGIASGAEAILIPETKNNLDALYHRLEQGRRDKSSKILIVAEGDEAGGAFEIGRLVKEKYPNYDTRVSVLGHMQRGGHPTCMDRVLASRVGVAAVEALLHGHSHEMIGIVNNEISYTPFENAIKHTTEVDSNLLRIVDILSL
- a CDS encoding 30S ribosomal protein S16, encoding MATKIRLQRHGKKGKPFYYIVVADARAPRDGRFIERLGSYNPNTNPATIDINFDKTFEWVNNGAQPTDTCRAILSYKGVLYKKHLQGGVKKGALTQEQADEKFTAWIDQKEGKITGKKTSLTNAKDEVRKAALAAEAKKKEDRAAAIAAKNTPPAEEAPATEAETESAE
- the rimM gene encoding ribosome maturation factor RimM (Essential for efficient processing of 16S rRNA), giving the protein MNREDYFRVGTILKTRGLKGELQVYTDFDGLEDIQFNALFLEIAGKLVPYFVSSIKYPQANTAYLYLEDVDHIDKAAKLVKKEVYLPNKLKPAKSEDDFTLADLEGFIAIDETHGELGEIIDVVEYPQQTIASVRFQNREVLFPLNAAFIKGIDMEGGELYLDLPEGLLDVYLE
- the trmD gene encoding tRNA (guanosine(37)-N1)-methyltransferase TrmD; its protein translation is MRFDIISVLPGLLESPFTHSILQRAQKKGIAEIYVHNLRDYSSNKHKSIDDYPYGGGSGMVMMIEPFAACIEKLQSERTYDEIIFMSPDGETLNQAIANQLSTQQNIIILCGHYKGIDQRVRDLYVTREISIGDYVLSGGELPAAVLVDAIVRLIPGVLSDETSALSDSFQGELLDAPVYTRPADWKGHKVPDILLSGNTPEIEKWRFEQALQRTKTRRPDLLE